One Cellulomonas soli DNA window includes the following coding sequences:
- a CDS encoding ABC transporter substrate-binding protein, giving the protein MRKLPLLVPLTALALTLSACSASSEAASDTGTTTAGDATTCGTTVDEIAAAAKDEGTVNLIALPDTWANYGGILKSFTDTYGIDAPVANPDASSADEITAIQTLRGQADMPEVVDVGASFTQQLIDEGYAEAYKPTVWDEIPDALKDPEGRWVASYYGVMAIATNTTIVKDAPTTFADLEDPQYKGQVTLNGDPREAGAAFGAVMAASLANGGSFDDIMPGIEYFAGLKASGNLQSVDVTEATLLSGEVPIALDWTYNFPGIEPQLKDAGFDLQVTVPTDGVYGGYYAQSVVTESAHPCSARLFLEHLVGDDGALGYLEGGAIPARYATLVEEGKVDADLAKNLPDADTISKIEFPTQEQIDAAKATLAEQWGPLVADK; this is encoded by the coding sequence ATGCGCAAGCTCCCCCTGCTCGTCCCGCTCACCGCCCTGGCGCTCACGCTCTCGGCGTGCTCCGCCTCCAGCGAGGCAGCGTCCGACACGGGCACGACGACCGCCGGTGACGCCACGACCTGCGGCACGACCGTCGACGAGATCGCCGCCGCCGCGAAGGACGAGGGCACCGTCAACCTCATCGCCCTGCCCGACACCTGGGCCAACTACGGCGGCATCCTCAAGTCGTTCACCGACACCTACGGGATCGACGCGCCCGTCGCGAACCCCGACGCGTCCTCCGCTGACGAGATCACCGCGATCCAGACGCTGCGCGGCCAGGCCGACATGCCCGAGGTCGTCGACGTCGGCGCCTCGTTCACGCAGCAGCTGATCGACGAGGGCTACGCCGAGGCCTACAAGCCGACCGTCTGGGACGAGATCCCCGACGCGCTCAAGGACCCCGAGGGTCGCTGGGTCGCGTCGTACTACGGCGTCATGGCCATCGCCACGAACACCACGATCGTCAAGGACGCGCCGACGACGTTCGCCGACCTGGAGGACCCGCAGTACAAGGGCCAGGTCACGCTGAACGGCGACCCGCGTGAGGCCGGTGCCGCGTTCGGTGCCGTCATGGCCGCCTCGCTCGCCAACGGCGGCTCGTTCGACGACATCATGCCGGGCATCGAGTACTTCGCCGGGCTCAAGGCGTCGGGCAACCTGCAGTCGGTCGACGTCACCGAGGCCACGCTGCTGTCCGGCGAGGTGCCGATCGCGCTCGACTGGACGTACAACTTCCCGGGCATCGAGCCGCAGCTGAAGGACGCGGGCTTCGACCTGCAGGTCACCGTCCCGACGGACGGCGTGTACGGCGGGTACTACGCGCAGTCGGTCGTCACCGAGTCGGCGCACCCGTGCTCCGCGCGGCTGTTCCTCGAGCACCTCGTCGGTGACGACGGCGCGCTCGGCTACCTCGAGGGCGGGGCCATCCCGGCCCGCTACGCCACGCTCGTCGAGGAGGGCAAGGTCGACGCCGACCTGGCGAAGAACCTGCCCGACGCCGACACGATCTCGAAGATCGAGTTCCCGACGCAGGAGCAGATCGACGCTGCGAAGGCCACGCTGGCCGAGCAGTGGGGTCCGCTGGTCGCCGACAAGTGA
- a CDS encoding Fic family protein: MKSFDDLDTLVGAVPFAIVNDLRTIDTGRGSEALYRDKLPALLTSLADRARVASIEASSAIEGVVVEDRARAADIVAGKADQLRDRSEQELAGYRAALDYLYQEQWRPLNVGLILHLHRLLFQYTPVPGGQLKQVENLVVDKMPDGTKVKRFTPVAAAQTPSYLDELIRRYLAAQAAGRHHPVILTGLFVLDLLTIHPFVDGNGRITRALTNALLHDAGYDVTRYVSLETAIARSADAYYAALLASTGRWHDGQHDPWPWLRYFVGLVAGTYQDFATLTSRARSGGSKQDRVREYVLDHAPSTFQIGDVRAALPGVSDQTIRIALGLLKAEGRIEPDSLGRGATWSKRP, from the coding sequence ATGAAGTCCTTCGACGATCTCGACACGCTCGTCGGCGCGGTCCCGTTCGCGATCGTGAACGACCTGCGCACCATCGACACCGGCCGCGGGAGCGAGGCGCTCTACCGCGACAAGCTTCCCGCACTCCTCACGAGCCTCGCTGACCGAGCCAGGGTGGCGAGCATCGAGGCGTCGTCGGCGATCGAGGGTGTCGTCGTCGAGGATCGCGCCCGCGCCGCCGACATCGTCGCGGGGAAGGCCGACCAGCTCCGCGACCGGAGCGAGCAGGAGCTCGCCGGCTACAGGGCTGCGCTCGACTACCTGTACCAGGAGCAGTGGCGCCCGCTGAACGTCGGGCTGATCCTTCACCTGCATCGCCTGCTGTTCCAGTACACGCCCGTCCCCGGCGGACAACTGAAACAGGTCGAGAACCTCGTCGTCGACAAGATGCCCGACGGAACCAAGGTCAAGCGGTTCACGCCGGTGGCCGCCGCCCAGACGCCCTCCTACCTCGACGAGCTCATCAGGCGCTACCTCGCCGCGCAGGCCGCAGGACGCCACCACCCGGTGATCCTGACCGGGCTCTTCGTGCTGGATCTCCTGACCATCCACCCGTTCGTCGACGGGAACGGTCGGATCACCCGCGCACTGACCAACGCACTCCTGCACGACGCCGGCTACGACGTCACCCGGTACGTCTCGCTGGAGACCGCGATCGCCAGGTCCGCCGACGCCTACTACGCAGCGCTGCTGGCGTCGACCGGGCGGTGGCACGACGGCCAGCACGATCCGTGGCCCTGGTTGCGCTACTTCGTCGGGCTCGTCGCCGGCACCTACCAGGACTTCGCCACGCTGACGTCACGGGCCAGATCGGGCGGAAGCAAGCAGGACCGCGTCCGCGAGTACGTCCTGGACCACGCGCCGTCCACGTTCCAGATCGGAGACGTGCGGGCCGCGCTCCCGGGAGTCTCCGACCAGACGATCCGCATCGCCCTGGGCCTGCTGAAGGCGGAGGGGCGCATCGAACCGGACTCGCTCGGGCGAGGCGCCACCTGGAGCAAGCGCCCCTGA
- a CDS encoding FUSC family protein — MSVTAHLPHPRELLRVGPHAEAHWVAIRTGIAVAVPLTVLTATGRTQWAVYAAFGAFAAVYGRSSGYRRRAHMQVAAAITLTVAVVGGAAVSAMLGTGGTARWAVVGASALVAVAGSLVGDAVGWRPAGPLFAVFAVATCASVPAAPADIAAAALVAGGSAAFAVLVGLSGALSARRRARDRLPSPPSGLRLLVDEPAVRRHALRYAVAVLVAGSVATLVGIGHPAWAMVAAVAPLSVSDTPGQVLRAAHRVAGTAAGLLVAAVLLSFGLTGGVLVLVVVLLQVVTEMLVVRNYGLAMLTITPLALLMNTLAGTASAGALIGDRAIETAIGAVVGCGVALVSAWVLRRS; from the coding sequence GTGTCCGTGACCGCTCACCTGCCCCACCCGCGCGAGCTGCTGAGGGTCGGGCCGCACGCCGAGGCGCACTGGGTGGCGATCCGGACGGGCATCGCCGTGGCCGTCCCGCTGACCGTGCTGACGGCGACGGGCCGGACGCAGTGGGCGGTCTATGCGGCGTTCGGCGCGTTCGCGGCCGTGTACGGGAGGAGCTCGGGCTACCGGCGTCGGGCGCACATGCAGGTGGCCGCGGCGATCACGTTGACCGTGGCCGTGGTGGGCGGCGCCGCGGTCTCGGCGATGCTCGGCACGGGCGGGACCGCCCGGTGGGCGGTCGTGGGGGCGTCGGCGCTCGTGGCGGTGGCCGGTTCGCTCGTGGGCGATGCCGTGGGCTGGCGGCCGGCCGGACCGCTGTTCGCGGTGTTCGCCGTCGCCACGTGCGCGTCGGTGCCTGCCGCGCCGGCCGACATCGCAGCGGCCGCCCTGGTGGCCGGTGGCTCGGCGGCCTTCGCGGTGCTGGTCGGGCTGTCCGGGGCGCTGAGCGCGCGGCGGCGGGCACGTGACCGGCTCCCGTCGCCGCCGTCCGGGCTGCGCCTGCTGGTCGACGAGCCTGCCGTCCGACGGCACGCGCTGCGGTACGCCGTCGCCGTGCTGGTCGCCGGATCGGTCGCGACGCTCGTCGGCATCGGGCACCCGGCGTGGGCGATGGTCGCGGCCGTCGCCCCGCTGTCCGTCTCGGACACGCCCGGCCAGGTGCTGCGCGCGGCCCACCGTGTGGCGGGCACGGCGGCCGGGCTGCTCGTCGCGGCGGTGCTGCTCTCGTTCGGGCTGACCGGCGGGGTCCTCGTGCTCGTCGTCGTGCTGCTGCAGGTCGTCACCGAGATGCTCGTCGTGCGCAACTACGGCCTGGCGATGCTCACGATCACCCCGCTGGCCCTGCTGATGAACACCCTGGCGGGTACCGCGTCGGCCGGGGCGCTGATCGGCGACCGGGCGATCGAGACCGCGATCGGGGCCGTCGTCGGGTGCGGCGTCGCGCTCGTGTCGGCCTGGGTCCTGCGCCGGAGCTGA
- a CDS encoding cation transporter, whose amino-acid sequence MSTLAPARRTVLRRRIRWVVTATIAYNVVEAVVALTAGRIASSSALLGFGLDSVVEVLSAAAVAWQFAAPDPEARERTAMRVIAFSFFGLALVVSVEAARALLTGSASEHSTVGIVLAAVSLLVMPGFSWFERRTGLELGSASAVADSRQTLICASLSAVLLVGLVLNSALGWWWADPAAALLIAAFAVREGLEAWEGDACGTPLAELVGGEDEQRDDRCDE is encoded by the coding sequence GTGAGCACGCTCGCCCCCGCCCGCCGGACCGTCCTGCGTCGACGCATCCGCTGGGTCGTCACGGCGACCATCGCCTACAACGTCGTCGAGGCCGTCGTCGCCCTCACGGCCGGGCGGATCGCCTCGTCGTCGGCACTGCTCGGGTTCGGGCTCGACTCCGTGGTCGAGGTGCTCTCGGCCGCCGCGGTCGCCTGGCAGTTCGCCGCACCCGACCCCGAGGCGCGCGAGCGGACCGCCATGCGCGTCATCGCGTTCTCGTTCTTCGGCCTCGCGCTGGTCGTCTCGGTCGAGGCCGCCCGCGCGCTGCTCACCGGGTCGGCGTCCGAGCACTCCACCGTCGGGATCGTGCTGGCCGCCGTGAGCCTGCTCGTCATGCCGGGGTTCTCGTGGTTCGAGCGGCGCACCGGCCTCGAGCTCGGGTCCGCCTCGGCCGTCGCCGACTCACGGCAGACGCTGATCTGCGCCTCCCTGTCGGCCGTGCTGCTCGTCGGGCTGGTGCTCAACAGCGCGCTCGGCTGGTGGTGGGCCGACCCGGCCGCCGCGCTGCTCATCGCCGCGTTCGCCGTCCGCGAGGGGCTCGAGGCCTGGGAGGGCGACGCCTGCGGGACACCGCTCGCCGAGCTGGTCGGCGGCGAGGACGAGCAGCGGGACGACCGCTGCGACGAGTAG
- a CDS encoding ABC transporter ATP-binding protein encodes MAMQHGGPPLATFRQDASVKGHHLRTGTVRRVLRFATPYRAALAGFLVLIALDAAAGAATPLLVRRLIDDGITNGDRTLVIGMAFGIAGLALASAVLSVGERWVSAHVGEGLIADLRTEVFDHVQRMPLAFFSRARTGALVQRLNGDVLGAQQAFTSVLQNTVSNGLTIVFVLAAMLSMSWQLTLVSLVLVPVFVLPARWFGRRIAAITRESYALNADASQTMQERFNVAGAHLVKIFGDPTRESAAYAEQVGRVRDIGVRRAVYSTWFRVGLTTVAAVATAIVYGVGGVLAIEGQLTVGVVVALTAYLARLYGPLTAMSNVQVDVMTALVSFERVLEVLDLEPMVAEKPDATDLRTDVAERGASVELDHVGFRYPSSDEVSLASLEAAAALPNDPVADTLLDVSFTVPAGHLVALVGPSGAGKTTISQLVTRMYDPTRGTVRVAGTDLRDVTHESLRATVGVVSQEAHLFHDTIAANLRYARPEATDAELEQALRQAHVWDLVASLPDGTQTVVGDRGYRLSGGERQRLAIARLLLKAPDLVVLDEATAHLDSESEAAVQAALDQALAGRTSLVIAHRLSTIRAADSIVVLDGGRVAEQGTHTELLARGGLYADLYRTQFGATASPTDAAGATDDTAEEPDVDLDEAPGIDPATDTLVGTTP; translated from the coding sequence ATGGCGATGCAGCACGGCGGGCCACCCCTGGCCACGTTCCGCCAGGACGCGTCCGTCAAGGGCCACCACCTGCGCACCGGCACGGTGCGTCGGGTGCTGCGCTTCGCCACCCCGTACCGGGCCGCACTGGCGGGGTTCCTCGTGCTCATCGCGCTCGACGCGGCCGCCGGCGCGGCGACGCCGCTGCTGGTGCGCCGGCTGATCGACGACGGCATCACGAACGGCGACCGCACCCTGGTCATCGGCATGGCGTTCGGCATCGCCGGCCTGGCGCTGGCCTCGGCGGTGCTGAGCGTGGGCGAGCGCTGGGTGTCCGCGCACGTCGGCGAGGGGCTGATCGCCGACCTGCGCACCGAGGTCTTCGACCACGTGCAGCGCATGCCGTTGGCGTTCTTCAGCCGGGCGCGCACGGGCGCACTCGTGCAGCGGCTCAACGGTGACGTGCTGGGTGCGCAGCAAGCGTTCACCTCGGTGCTGCAGAACACCGTGAGCAACGGGCTGACCATCGTGTTCGTGCTGGCCGCGATGCTGTCGATGTCGTGGCAGCTCACGCTGGTCTCGTTGGTGCTGGTGCCGGTGTTCGTGCTGCCCGCCCGGTGGTTCGGCCGCAGGATCGCGGCGATCACGCGCGAGAGCTACGCGCTCAACGCCGACGCCTCGCAGACCATGCAGGAGCGGTTCAACGTCGCCGGGGCGCACCTGGTGAAGATCTTCGGCGACCCGACGCGTGAGTCCGCGGCGTACGCCGAGCAGGTCGGGCGGGTGCGGGACATCGGGGTGCGGCGTGCCGTGTACTCGACGTGGTTCCGCGTCGGGCTGACCACGGTCGCGGCGGTGGCCACCGCCATCGTCTACGGCGTCGGCGGCGTCCTGGCGATCGAGGGTCAGCTGACCGTCGGTGTCGTCGTCGCGCTGACGGCGTACCTGGCCCGGCTGTACGGCCCGCTGACGGCGATGTCGAACGTGCAGGTGGACGTGATGACCGCGCTCGTCTCGTTCGAGCGCGTGCTCGAGGTGCTCGACCTGGAGCCGATGGTCGCCGAGAAGCCCGACGCGACGGACCTGCGCACCGACGTGGCTGAGCGCGGGGCGTCCGTCGAGCTGGACCACGTGGGCTTCCGGTACCCGTCCTCCGACGAGGTCTCGCTGGCGTCCCTGGAGGCGGCGGCCGCACTGCCCAACGACCCGGTCGCCGACACCCTGCTCGACGTGTCGTTCACCGTGCCCGCCGGGCACCTGGTCGCGCTCGTCGGCCCGTCCGGCGCCGGCAAGACGACGATCTCGCAGCTCGTGACCCGCATGTACGACCCGACGCGCGGCACGGTCCGCGTCGCCGGCACCGACCTGCGCGACGTCACGCACGAGTCCTTGCGCGCCACCGTCGGGGTGGTCAGCCAGGAGGCGCACCTGTTCCACGACACGATCGCCGCGAACCTGCGCTACGCCCGCCCCGAGGCCACCGACGCCGAGCTGGAGCAGGCGCTGCGGCAGGCACACGTGTGGGACCTGGTCGCCTCGCTGCCCGACGGCACGCAGACCGTCGTCGGCGACCGCGGCTACCGCCTCTCCGGCGGGGAGCGTCAGCGCCTGGCCATCGCCCGGCTGCTGCTCAAGGCCCCCGACCTGGTGGTCCTCGACGAGGCGACCGCCCACCTGGACTCCGAGTCGGAGGCCGCCGTGCAGGCTGCCCTCGACCAGGCGCTCGCCGGACGCACGTCACTGGTCATCGCGCACCGGCTGTCGACCATCCGCGCCGCCGACTCGATCGTGGTGCTCGACGGCGGACGCGTCGCCGAGCAGGGCACCCACACCGAGCTGCTGGCCCGCGGCGGCCTCTACGCCGACCTGTACCGCACCCAGTTCGGCGCGACGGCCTCCCCCACGGACGCCGCCGGCGCCACCGACGACACGGCCGAGGAGCCGGACGTCGACCTGGACGAGGCTCCGGGCATCGACCCCGCGACGGACACCCTGGTGGGCACCACGCCTTGA
- a CDS encoding MarR family winged helix-turn-helix transcriptional regulator — protein MTHDTDTPPPAGRDAIDAMHARWSTLRPDLDLEPMAVVGRLLRLVPLLMARCETFLEPHGLSRAEFDLLTALRRTDRPVSPGELTRQLLFTGPATTKRLRRLEDTGWITRRANPDDARGFLIEPTPDGARRFDALLPRYVAFEATLIETLDPAARADLADHLRTLLVAVEP, from the coding sequence GTGACCCACGACACGGACACCCCGCCCCCCGCAGGACGCGACGCCATCGACGCCATGCACGCCCGCTGGTCGACGCTGCGCCCCGACCTCGACCTCGAACCCATGGCCGTCGTCGGCCGGCTCCTGCGCCTGGTCCCCCTGCTCATGGCCCGCTGCGAGACGTTCCTCGAACCCCACGGCCTCAGCCGCGCCGAGTTCGACCTCCTCACCGCGCTGCGCCGCACCGACCGCCCGGTCAGCCCCGGCGAGCTCACCCGCCAGCTGCTGTTCACCGGCCCCGCCACCACCAAACGCCTGCGCCGCCTCGAGGACACCGGCTGGATCACTCGCCGCGCCAACCCCGACGACGCCCGCGGGTTCCTCATCGAACCCACCCCGGACGGCGCCCGCCGGTTCGACGCCCTGCTCCCCCGGTACGTGGCGTTCGAGGCGACCCTCATCGAGACCCTCGACCCGGCAGCCCGCGCCGACCTGGCCGACCACCTGCGCACGCTGCTCGTCGCGGTGGAGCCATGA